From Actinomyces slackii, a single genomic window includes:
- a CDS encoding PLP-dependent transferase, producing the protein MSTQIPAPRTFPVHHHPTTTPTDSLHLETVVVRAGTGTDPATGAITTPIHLSTAYGHPGLGDSTGYDYTRSANPTRDVLQDALARLEGGVAGFALASGMSALELTVLTMAPHGSRIVALQDLYGGSFRYLDVLNEEGSHEVDFVTGIEGLRLALRRPASLVIIETPTNPMMVEIDIAEAVGLARGAGARLVVDNTFCTPVFQRPLDLGADAVVHSGTKYLGGHNDVMAGVVVVADETLAEQLNYRLNTTGATLGPFDCFLLLRGMKTLALRMERHQANARAVVEFLEGSEHVTRVLYPGYSGMVSFDLAESADIGRFLQAVRVFTFAESLGGVESLVTCPAVQTHADVPQEVRASYGLTDRLLRLSVGIEHAGDLVEDLRQALEAARV; encoded by the coding sequence ATGAGCACGCAGATCCCCGCACCGCGCACCTTCCCCGTTCACCACCACCCGACGACGACCCCCACCGACTCCCTGCACCTGGAGACGGTGGTGGTGCGGGCGGGCACGGGCACTGATCCGGCCACCGGCGCGATCACGACGCCGATCCACCTGTCGACCGCCTACGGGCACCCGGGCCTGGGGGACTCGACGGGGTATGACTACACCCGCTCCGCGAATCCCACGCGCGATGTGCTGCAGGACGCGCTGGCCCGGCTGGAGGGGGGCGTGGCGGGATTCGCCCTGGCCTCGGGGATGTCGGCCCTGGAGCTGACGGTGCTGACGATGGCGCCCCACGGCAGCCGGATCGTGGCACTGCAGGACCTGTACGGGGGCTCCTTCCGGTACCTGGACGTGCTGAATGAGGAGGGCTCCCATGAGGTCGATTTCGTCACCGGGATCGAGGGGCTGCGCCTGGCCCTGAGGAGGCCTGCCTCCCTGGTGATCATCGAGACCCCGACCAATCCGATGATGGTGGAGATCGACATCGCCGAGGCGGTCGGGCTGGCTCGGGGCGCTGGTGCTCGACTGGTGGTGGACAACACCTTCTGCACCCCGGTGTTTCAGCGGCCTCTGGATCTGGGGGCCGATGCGGTGGTGCACTCGGGGACCAAGTATCTGGGCGGCCACAACGACGTCATGGCCGGCGTCGTGGTGGTGGCCGATGAGACGCTGGCGGAGCAGTTGAACTACCGGCTCAACACGACGGGCGCCACGCTGGGGCCCTTCGACTGCTTCCTGCTCCTGCGGGGGATGAAGACGCTGGCGCTGCGCATGGAGCGCCACCAGGCCAACGCGCGGGCGGTGGTGGAGTTCCTCGAGGGCAGTGAGCACGTGACCCGCGTTCTCTACCCGGGGTACTCGGGCATGGTGAGCTTCGACCTGGCCGAGTCGGCGGACATCGGCCGTTTCCTTCAGGCGGTGCGGGTGTTCACCTTCGCCGAGTCCCTGGGCGGCGTGGAGTCCCTGGTGACATGCCCGGCGGTACAGACGCATGCGGATGTTCCCCAGGAGGTGCGGGCCTCCTACGGCCTGACCGATCGTCTCCTGCGCCTGAGCGTGGGCATCGAGCACGCCGGGGACCTCGTGGAGGACCTCCGCCAAGCGCTGGAGGCGGCCCGGGTATAG
- a CDS encoding GuaB1 family IMP dehydrogenase-related protein encodes MKFLNGMTPTHDLTYDDVFMVPSRSGVGSRMAVNLATDDATGTTIPLVVANMTAVAGKRMAETVARRGAMAVIPQDIPLDVVIETVAEVKASHLFYDTAVTVKPHHTCGYALGLIPKRSHGAAVVVDPATRQPVGLVDLSDVSGVDRFTQVCEVMSTELMTLPDGIDAREAFRRLRAARRRLAPVVDAKDRLVGMLTREGAVRSTIYAPAVDRQGRLRVAAAIGMNGDPAGRAERLVDAGVDVLVVDTAHGHQERMLEAVSSVRSALGEAVPVVAGNVVSAAGVRDLVEAGASIVKVGVGPGAMCTTRMQTGVGRPQFSAVLECAQEAARLGAHVWADGGVRHPRDVALALAAGASNVMVGSWFAGTHESPGDLLHDAQGRAYKESFGMASKRAVTTRTSGEDAFDRARKALFEEGISAGRMYLDPQRPGVEDLIDEIISGVRSSFTYAGAASIPEFRERAIVGVQSASGYAEGRPVPESW; translated from the coding sequence GTGAAGTTCCTCAACGGCATGACGCCCACCCACGATCTGACCTATGACGACGTCTTCATGGTGCCCTCGCGCTCGGGGGTCGGGTCGCGAATGGCGGTCAATCTGGCCACGGATGACGCGACCGGGACGACGATCCCCCTGGTGGTGGCCAACATGACGGCCGTGGCCGGCAAGCGCATGGCGGAGACGGTGGCGCGGCGCGGAGCGATGGCGGTCATCCCCCAGGACATCCCCCTCGATGTGGTCATCGAGACGGTGGCCGAGGTCAAGGCCTCCCATCTGTTCTATGACACGGCGGTGACGGTCAAGCCGCATCACACCTGCGGCTATGCACTGGGCCTGATCCCCAAGCGCTCGCACGGGGCGGCCGTGGTCGTTGACCCGGCGACGCGCCAGCCGGTGGGGCTGGTGGATCTCTCCGATGTCTCCGGGGTGGATCGGTTCACCCAGGTCTGCGAGGTCATGTCCACCGAGCTCATGACCCTGCCCGATGGGATCGATGCCAGGGAGGCCTTCAGGCGGCTGCGGGCGGCCCGGCGCCGGCTCGCGCCGGTCGTGGATGCCAAGGACCGCCTGGTGGGCATGCTGACGCGCGAGGGCGCGGTGCGCTCGACGATCTACGCCCCGGCTGTCGACCGGCAGGGGCGCCTGCGTGTGGCGGCGGCGATCGGCATGAACGGGGATCCGGCCGGCCGCGCCGAGCGGCTGGTGGACGCGGGCGTTGACGTGCTGGTGGTCGACACCGCTCACGGGCATCAGGAGCGAATGCTGGAGGCGGTGTCCTCGGTGCGCTCGGCCCTGGGGGAGGCTGTGCCCGTGGTGGCGGGCAATGTCGTCTCGGCGGCCGGCGTGCGCGACCTGGTGGAGGCCGGGGCCTCCATCGTCAAGGTGGGGGTCGGGCCGGGCGCCATGTGCACCACCCGCATGCAGACCGGAGTGGGCAGGCCCCAGTTCTCGGCGGTGCTGGAGTGCGCCCAGGAGGCCGCCCGCCTGGGCGCGCACGTGTGGGCCGACGGCGGTGTGCGCCATCCCCGCGACGTCGCCCTGGCCCTGGCGGCGGGGGCCTCGAATGTCATGGTGGGCTCATGGTTCGCCGGCACGCACGAGTCCCCCGGGGACCTGCTCCACGATGCGCAGGGGCGGGCCTACAAGGAGTCCTTCGGCATGGCCTCCAAGCGGGCGGTGACCACCCGGACCTCGGGGGAGGACGCCTTCGATCGGGCCCGCAAGGCCCTGTTCGAGGAGGGGATCAGCGCCGGGCGCATGTACCTGGATCCCCAGCGGCCCGGGGTGGAGGATCTCATTGACGAGATCATCTCGGGCGTGCGCTCCTCCTTCACCTACGCCGGGGCCGCGAGCATCCCCGAGTTCCGCGAGCGGGCGATCGTGGGCGTCCAGTCGGCATCCGGCTACGCCGAGGGGCGGCCCGTGCCCGAGTCCTGGTAG
- a CDS encoding shikimate 5-dehydrogenase — translation MRDITKDTQLCISLSARPTNIGTRFHNHLYEVLDLDFVYKAFTTTDITAVIAGVRGLGIRGCSVSMPWKEDVIELVDEMTPSAQAIHSVNTIVNDDGRLVAYNTDFIAIRTLLDTHDVPRTSCAVLGAGGMAKACVAALTDAGFGPGTVVARNATTGPALAEQYGWSWVATAAELPDGAADLLLNATPVGMAGGPAEHDLPVGQELIEAATTVFDVVAFPSRTPLVRAAEAAGKPVISGAEVIALQAAEQFALYTGVRPTPEQVAEASRISRA, via the coding sequence GTGCGAGACATCACCAAAGACACGCAGTTGTGCATCTCCCTGTCAGCTCGGCCCACCAATATCGGCACCCGCTTCCACAACCACCTCTACGAGGTCCTCGACCTGGACTTCGTCTACAAGGCCTTCACGACCACCGACATCACCGCGGTCATCGCCGGAGTGCGCGGCCTGGGCATCCGCGGCTGCTCGGTGTCCATGCCGTGGAAGGAGGACGTCATCGAGCTCGTCGACGAGATGACGCCGTCGGCGCAGGCCATCCACTCGGTCAACACCATCGTCAACGACGACGGGCGCCTCGTGGCCTACAACACCGATTTCATCGCCATCCGGACCCTGCTCGACACCCATGACGTGCCGCGCACCTCCTGCGCGGTCCTGGGGGCGGGCGGCATGGCCAAGGCCTGTGTGGCGGCCCTGACCGACGCCGGCTTCGGACCGGGCACCGTCGTGGCCCGCAACGCCACCACCGGTCCGGCCCTGGCCGAGCAGTACGGGTGGAGTTGGGTGGCCACCGCCGCAGAGCTGCCCGACGGCGCCGCCGACCTGCTCCTCAACGCCACTCCCGTCGGCATGGCCGGCGGGCCGGCCGAGCACGATCTGCCGGTGGGGCAGGAGCTCATCGAGGCCGCCACCACCGTCTTCGACGTCGTCGCCTTCCCCTCGAGGACCCCCCTCGTGCGGGCCGCCGAGGCGGCCGGCAAGCCGGTCATCAGCGGCGCGGAGGTCATCGCCCTCCAGGCCGCCGAGCAGTTCGCCCTGTACACCGGGGTTCGCCCCACCCCCGAGCAGGTCGCCGAGGCCTCACGGATCTCCCGGGCCTGA